Genomic segment of Pochonia chlamydosporia 170 chromosome 1, whole genome shotgun sequence:
ATAAAAACTTGCAAGGGGATGGTTGGTCGGAGAGTGGAACTACTCACTGAAGCTTCAGCTGCGTTGGATAGACTATATTTGCTGGAGTCAACGTTTCATGCAAGCTGTTATACCACGACTCCAACGCGGCCTGGTATTCTTGCGCCTCGCTAACAGTCAGTTTCGCAATGTGCCCAGCTCGACTGAACAAGCGTCGTGCAAGGTCGGTAAGTATGAGGTGGAAGGTAAGTTTTGCCTGGTGCAAAATCCCAAAATGCGTAGGGATAGGAAATCGATCCAAGGGGTAAGTTATCCACACTTCCCCGTACCAAGATTTATCTTCCAGCGGATCCGGCAGTGGTGTTTCCAATTCGCTCTCCATAAACGGAGCCTTCAAGTAGTAATAAGCCTGCACTCTGTAGGAGGATGTCAGAATTAGCTAAGCTTGTGAGAGAACCCAGCAGGTTGTCAGAATAACACACGTTTGATAAGAGTACAGGGTCCGAGCTGTGAACTCCCTGGCAACACGCATTCTTTGGCTCATGTCAGGCGAAGAAGCTTTGAACAACTGCATAGACTCGGCAAGTCGTACTGCCTGCACCAAATACGATTTCCCAACCTTGTCTAAGCAGTTTACGCGGTAGCTCATGTCCAGCAAGACCGCGGCTTGTATGGTTGTAAGTCCAACGTCCCCACTAGCTGCTTCTAGCTCCCAAAATCTCTTGGCTTCCGCGAGAAAACGATAATATAGGCTGTCTGGGTTCCAAAATTCAGCTCGACCATGTACTTCTTCGAGTGATTGCTGTAGCCGTAGAAGGGAAGAAAGCACAACGATTAGCAATTTGAGCGAGCGGGATCTCATGCATGAGGAGGGGAGATGGTTCCCTCTCCGGGTGCCAGAAATGCACTTACACAAGCCCTGGCCAAAAGAGCGTTCACCAACATCTTCGAGCAGAAGTCAGTCCCACCGCTAGCCATGTCCTCCAGAAACAAATCTTTGTGAAAGACAGGTAACCACTGGTACTCCATGAGAAAGTACGCGTCGAGAAGCTTCCTCAGTAATGAATTATCCTTCGTCACCGCGGTCCAGTCCGAAGGTCTGATCTTGTCAAGAAGTGGCTCAGCGACTTTGGCGGCATGGTATGGTTTCAAATAAGGACTTTGAGGTTTCGTCAACCTCGATATCGTAGGAGATTTTACAGCCTGGTCGAGAGACGAATTACTGTGAAAAGTTGACTCGTACAGCAGGGAATGTAAATAAGGATTGTCAGGCTGCAACAGTTCTGCGGGCATTTCCTTGAGAAAGGGAAAGTCATATCTCATGGTTGTTTGAGGGACCAAGTTGACCTGAGTTCGGAGATTGGCTTCCCTGGACTGTCGCAATATGATGCTTGGATCAACTCCTCGGCGGATGTTGTGGAAAATAGCCTGGGCATCGATGTCGGAACATTTTGACAGGACGCCGTAGATTTCGTCTACAGCAGACCTGTGCTCAACAAGTTGGGTGTATTTCCGTTTCAATGAGCCGACAGACGTTTCACCTGGTTCGCTAAGGTATTCGCAGGTGGTTTTTCTCAGGTGGCATGCTTTGCATGTTGGGCGGACTGCGTCACACTGAGGATGTAAGTAGAATGAATGGATGAACGGAAGCAAAAAGTGGAAGCCACCCAATAATGCTCGAGACGAATGTCACAACCATTAATGTTTCATGCtgctctttttttctttttgattgaagaaaaaagaaggaaataGAGTGAATAAAAGAGATCTCACCTTGGATTTCCGCTTCCGACAGGCCGCACAAGCATTCGGCACCTGTTGTCGCTTTGCATACGATGTGCCAGTCGAAGTGGATGACCGCGCTCTACTTCCAGGTACATTGGTAGCTGCGGGCACAAATTGTTCATGTCTCCCGTGCATGTGCCCATCAAAGTGGACTCCAGGACTTGTCACAGGCGTTGTCATCGAGGTTGGGACGGAAGGTGCGGATGAGGAGGGCAACACGTGTGCGCCTGCAACACCTGCATCATCGAGCATTGGCCGCTGGTGCGGCTGCGACTGCTGTTCCGATTGCGCCTGCCAGCCGTCGGCGCTcctgccgctgctgttgctgccgctCCAACTCTGATAGCGTGCCGCATCCATTGAAGCGTGGGGATGTGAGGCAGTTGCCCAAAGAACCGAATCCCGGCCCATGGGGGAGGTGGGTTGTCGGTTGAACTGTCAATGGAGGCCGGAGGAGATTTCTTGTCTTTGATCTTGGTCCTGGTCCTTGCCttggtcgtggtcgtggtcgtaGCCTCGAGTAGCGTCCAGCCGTTGTCGAGACGTGGTGCGCGGAATGCACTAGCCGTGGCAGAATCCACAGGTGACGTCGGGCGCTAGGTTTTGTCAAACGGTCCGGTTGCTGACGAGGTGGTATCAGAGCCTTCATAAATAAATCCCCGGTCTGGTCTCAGGTGCTGGCAATAAGCAGACGACTTGCGCATCATTACGCTTACATTCAGCTCACCCCAAGACCGCAGAGAGTCTCGACCTGCACCGTCTAGTGGGGGGGAACTAAATGGGCCAGTGAGAATTCAACGTCAAGTGTCTCTGTCTGATTGATAATAGTGAAAGCGCAGTTTGGAGAGTGGGCGTCACCGGAAAGAGTAGActggaaaaagcaaaaaacaccagactcgacatGATAATAACAGCCATCACCGCACTACCCTAAGCATCTGGCTGGACATGCCAAATCCCACGATGTCAAACATCCGTTGAGGTTGGGGTAACAGTCTACACGCAGGTACATTTTGACTCGCAAGATACGTCACAACATTACGTCGAGAtggcaaaacaaaaaagagaaaaaaaaaggaagcaAACTTACGCCGTTACGAATGTAACTCTTTCACGAGGAGAGGCAGGAGGATGAACCTTGATCCCCGTGACGCCACACCTTGCAAGAGCCGCACATATTGGTTGTTTGAAGCCAAATTCCTTGGCGTGCATACTCGGGATGACAGAAGAGAGCTGGACTCGGCGAAGCTAATGTATTTAAACCTTGAAGCTATTGTATCTGTGCAGTGGAGGTGAATGATGGGTGCGCCCTACTAGGCCCTCCCATCTGCCCATGTCGAGTCCCAGATTTCACTGTCTGTTGCCAAGTAGCAGAGCAGATTAGGGGCTTGAGGACCCTGAAAAATATTCCTTTTCCCAAGGGACACAGTTGGCCTGGAGTTTCCATGCTCTTGCGCCCCCTTTCGGGTTGTCCAATTAAGCATGCATGAAGCAATGCTCACATGACTTTGATTTTGGATTGTCCCAAGACATGGGGCTGGCAATAGCTGAGTACCCCTGATATTAACGCGGCCGACGCATGCCCAAAGTTACTCGACTTGAACCACACAACAGCGACCCAGCAAGTTAGTGTCTGATGTTGGCGGTATGCATATCGAGTTGTCATTCCAAACGTCCTAATGGTGGATGAGAAGCCAATCGAGTTTTCAGCCTGTCAAATCGTTGCCTTGCGGGCTGTTCTATCGATTTGCTCCATTTGTTGGTGAGATGATATGTTCGGCGCCattcgatatcgatatcCCCCTGGCGGAATACAGACCACCAGATAGCATGGATTTACACCAACGTCCATGATTCACCCGCCAGAGGTCTGACCCCTCGCAATGTAGTCGGTGACGTCCACACCAGACCCCTAAtcgagaaacaaacaaaaataaaaacgCTCATGAGCAGTAAACGCCAAAGTGCGTAGCGTCATCCCCTCGTCATTGTGCCTTACCTCCTGGCCCGtcctttggctttgtctTCGGCACCTTCTCGTACGCGTTAGGACTCGGCGGTCTCTTCTGCTTCCGACCCTTATCGCCCCGTCTACCACGTCCATGATGTGAATGTCCACACGCAGGGGCTTTTTTGCCATCTCCACGTCTGCTCTCTGGTTCCGAGTCAGTGTCGGAGTcggatgatgacgaggatgattcGTCGCTGGATTCGTCGACCCCTTTGGGCTTGTGGTATATGCAACACACTGGACAAGGTCAGCTCAGCTTGCCACTGTGAAGTAAAATAAAGAGAAAGGCGCGATAAGCGCAGAGATGTAGAAAGCGCAAGATATCCACGGTTTGCTTGCTTACCTTTGGAGCTCTTCCTCCCGAGGCCCTCATTGTCTACGACGTCCTCTGCCCACTGAACAGACCGGCCAGTGGCATTATGACCCCCTCGTAGACGGAGTATCCTTGGGCTTTCTGTTCTGGAGCCGCTTTGCGAAGACTCTGTTTGTGTCTgtgatgctgctggtgccGGTGCGGCGCGTTGTCGTTGctctgccatggctgtggttgAGTTGGGTTTCGAGTTGTCGCGTGTGACGCACTGCGGGGGAGTCTACGTGTTGAGCTGTAAGGTTCCTCTGCTCTCGACGGTTTGCTGTGCTCAACGTGTGCGTTGCAGCTGTGTGCGATGCGCGACAGATAAATCTTGAGATTGAAAAGTGAGGGAGCTGGCTGACTGACATGTATGGTGACGAAatgtttgccatgttgcaagTGGGATGGGATGATCCGCCCCACCACAGATGTCTGCTGCCGCGTTCCGTTAGCTgcgcaccagacatctggagttGACGCCACTTGCAACCCGATTGCGTTAGTGTCTGTGACGTTCAACGTCTTGCTGGTTGAAGTATCTGTGAGCAAAGTACAACTTGCCAGAATGATTACATTCTCAACAATTGTGCGTCGACTAGACCATGGCAAAAGCATTGTGCATATTGGTAAGGTATCAACCATTCTTCTCACAAATATAAGTCTCTTGTTTTATATAATGGCGTCAACTTAGTGTCACGAACTAGTAGTTTCCTTCCCATTCTTGTCTCATGGAACGAACCGTGGCGGATACCGAAATCAACCCATATAGATCTAGATATCTGCAAGTAAAATATTCAGCCATACCAAATTAACAGCCAAGTAAGATtcacacaaccacaacaatCTCGCACTCGACTTTCAAAGCATCATCCCAGCTTAACCGGACCACTTACACAAAACACACTACCAAGCCCGTCACGAGCACACACAATCTGAGTCGAGTAGTATTACAATAATATACACAAACCCCAAAATACACGAGGCTAGTCAGCCCGTCTCTCCAGCTTAGCCCTCTTCTTGTCCCCCCTCATACTCCTTCTCGGCCGACTCTTCTTATGCTGCGCCAAAACCCGAGGCTTATTATTCAACCACCCGTGAATCGGCTTCCTCGACCCAACAAACCTCCCCTCCGGCGTAAACACATCCACAGCAGGCCAATCCGGCACTGGCAATTGCGGCCGCACCTTCACCCGTGCACTATCACCCAGCTCGTCCCTCCTGTTCCTCATCATGTCCTCAAACGGATCGCCAGTCACCTCCGACATATCAGAAACCTCAGCATTCGTCTCTTCCACATTCTCCGCCGCATCAAGATCCGCCTGCATGCGTTCCCATCTCTCAAAGTCCCTGGCCCTGACCTGCGCAACAATCTCCACATATCCCACGCCCTCGATCAATATGTCCACTGATATAACTCGAAATGGCAGTCGGTCAACCTGCAGTCCCACTGCATTCTTGCGCGTCAGCGGCCCAGCACGCTTCTTGGTGACATCGTGGCAGAGCTTGAACGTGCCCGCgtgcttcatcttctcccccGCACCAGGGACAGTGATGTTCTCGACGCCGATGGACTGACGGCTCTGGTCCTGAAAGGCGATTGCCTTTTCCGTCAAGGTGAGATGTTCCTCGATAGGGGTGAAGTTGTACATGAGGAAAATGACGTTGGGCGTGCGAGGTGTGATGCGGATAAGGCCACCGCCGAGGAGGAGCGACTTGCCATACTTGACGGAGACTTGTTCAGGGACGATGCGTTTCTTCATGATGAGAGACTGGCGGTGTGATTCCTGGACGAAAAGCTCGAGATCGCTTCTCGCGAGGCCGGGAAGATCAATGAGCTCGCCTTTGCCGTTGCCAAAGGGAACACGAATTGGTGACGCTGTCGTGCCTGGAAGCGAGGAGACGACCGGCATGGCAGGGTAATTTTGAACAGGCTGTGGAGGGGGGAGCAATTCGCCGACATCTAAATCCTGCCAAGTATTCTCCTGGGCGTCGTTGTCTCGAGGCTCCGTAGCCACCGACTTGTCCGGTTTCTTGCCCTCGCTCAGTCTACCCTTGGGATACACAGCTTCAAACAGCTGGCTCTTCCCAACGTTGACCTTGCCCACCATCCACCCAGCCCCTCCTCTCTTCCAAATATCCTCCTTGACATCCTTCGTCCACCACCCTCTCTTGGCGCTGACACACTTCAAATTACCCAGTCGTACGCGCCCACCCACTCTGCCAAGCGCATCTCTCAGAACCTCCCGAAGATAAGGCATCATAGAATCCACAATCTCCTTCGTAGGGCCAAGCAAATCGCCTCGTGTGATGATAAAGCTCATCTCAATCTTGCGGTCATTCTGGAATTTGCTCGATCGCGAACGTCGGTTCCTCGAGCGCAAGGGAATATCACCCAGCAGAACATTCAGCCGCGGGACGAGCGACATTGGAAAGTCAGCAGCGTCAATGACGTGATAAATATGGTTGTATTTGTATGGTGATTCTTCAATCGTTTCTCGGAGCGATTCCACCGTCGGATGGTGCATCATGAGCTTGGCCGTGTCTGCAGCCGTACTGTGGTGTATCAAATCATGGCATCTGTCGCAAATGGGCGGCTTTTCCGTAGCAAGTCCTAGAAATGTTAGCTCCAGCTGTTCCTCAAAATAAGGAGAGCATCGTATCCAAACTCACTCTCCATGACCTTGGCATTCTCATCCCCAATCATACTCTCCACGCTCAACCCCAAcgcctccaacctctccCCATCAAGACCCTTCAGCACATCACCCACAATCTTATCCTCCACGCCATCCGACCGACCGTCACTCTTCCTCGGATGCAGCCAATTCCGCACCCGCTTACTCTGTGAATCAAAGTATCCCAACTCCCGCGGATCGGTGGTCTGCGCAAACGCTCCACAGCCACTACACGTAACCGGCAGCCGTCTCACAGGTTGATCAACCTGCACAGGCGCATCTTCCACCGGCTTCGCAGAAACATCCGTAGTGTTGAATCGTCGAGCTCGCAACGGCGAAATTACAGGCAAGCCTGTGCGGCTAATAGCAGGACACAAAAACACAGGAACACCAATTGCCGTCTGTTCCCCTATCCGCAGCGCCCTGCTGAGCAACCGCGCCGTTGAAACACGATGCATTGTGCTTGTCACCTCCAAAATTTCAAAGCTAAGCTCCCGACCATTAAAAAAAAGTTCCCCATCCAAGCCAAGGGTCCTGTCGCGTGCCGTCACTGGGACCCGCCGCCAATCGTCACGGATGAAAGCCGGTCCGCTTTCCGCAGGGGTGCCAGAAATTCCAAACACCCAATTCAAACCTCCAATACAACCCATCACAAGCTTGCAGCGAGGCAGCATATTCCAAAATGCGCTCATTAGGAGAGAGATTCAATCTCCTCAGAAAGGTACGCTTACTCTAATGACTCAAAATCCTCACCAATTGGCTAACTTGCTTCTCTAGAGGGTAAATACCACCGTTTCTCGCATCACGATATGAAATCTAACAGCAACAGTTGATTAACCTCCGATGCGGACCTGGGGCCGCAATTCTTTCCCCCGAAGTAACGAGGATACACATGGACTTTGCGACCAGAATGTCCGACGGCCACATGGGAGCCAGGTTCGTCCTTATCCCAACTACGCATCCTACCACACGACAAACTCCATTCCCTCCACCGAAAGCATTACATCCTCCTTTACAATAACTaacaaaacgacagaaaATTCTGGCGCCAATACCTCCCCCGCCTAAAATACCACAACCCTTCCATCCCCATGATCCTCAACCGCCACGACAGCAACGCCCTCCCACCAGTAATGACAATCTACATGCGCACATCCGCCACTGCATCCACCGCAGAAACCTCACAGCCAGCATCCTCGCGAACCAACCTCTCCAAGGCGCAACCTCCGAGCGCCGACGAAAAGATTGTCACAATTGACATGAAGAACAAGCACTCCTCCGATATCCTGGAGTACTTTCTCGCCGAGACCAGAGCAAAGGTGTTGCAGCCTACGAATACGGAAATCGCAGAGATCCAGAGCCTAGAGGCGATGAATAAGCAGGCGGTGCTGGATAGAGAGAGAGTACGGGCTCTGAgggcagagaagaagaaggaagaggataTGTTGAAGAGAGCGCGGGCAGCAGGTGGTATGGCTGAGCAGGAGGAGGCTTAGATCGGGGTGCATTAGAGTGATGGGACATGTATAATATTGCCATGCTAGAAGGCTTTGTATTACTGGAACTGGAAATATAACCTGTATCTTTATTTGACTATTTCTTCAATGGGAGTTGTCAATGCCCCCACTTGTTGCCGCCACCAGACGACAAGTATGTGCTTTATAGTCTGCC
This window contains:
- a CDS encoding C6 transcription factor (similar to Beauveria bassiana ARSEF 2860 XP_008597273.1), with translation MDAARYQSWSGSNSSGRSADGWQAQSEQQSQPHQRPMLDDAGVAGAHVLPSSSAPSVPTSMTTPVTSPGVHFDGHMHGRHEQFVPAATNVPGSRARSSTSTGTSYAKRQQVPNACAACRKRKSKCDAVRPTCKACHLRKTTCEYLSEPGETSVGSLKRKYTQLVEHRSAVDEIYGVLSKCSDIDAQAIFHNIRRGVDPSIILRQSREANLRTQVNLVPQTTMRYDFPFLKEMPAELLQPDNPYLHSLLYESTFHSNSSLDQAVKSPTISRLTKPQSPYLKPYHAAKVAEPLLDKIRPSDWTAVTKDNSLLRKLLDAYFLMEYQWLPVFHKDLFLEDMASGGTDFCSKMLVNALLARACQSLEEVHGRAEFWNPDSLYYRFLAEAKRFWELEAASGDVGLTTIQAAVLLDMSYRVNCLDKVGKSYLVQAVRLAESMQLFKASSPDMSQRMRVAREFTARTLYSYQTVQAYYYLKAPFMESELETPLPDPLEDKSWYGEVWITYPLDRFPIPTHFGILHQAKLTFHLILTDLARRLFSRAGHIAKLTVSEAQEYQAALESWYNSLHETLTPANIVYPTQLKLHIEYYKTVWLLWETFVDLDTADTPELAQDLQTRYLETSKIRFETLMRLYFLRHSFSSTDQYLVILLLTLACSALDRLESCSESKQQDSLISTALLCAKGLFDQSKVCYVAEVVLHVVRDKMTPRVRALLAPYLRSESDFDSRKGMASEITRSELPIPILNMGTDSKLMKLENLVKAYSEMTLDTSSV
- a CDS encoding protein phosphatase inhibitor domain-containing protein; translation: MAEQRQRAAPAPAASQTQTESSQSGSRTESPRILRLRGGHNATGRSVQWAEDVVDNEGLGRKMCCIYHKPKGVDESSDESSSSSSDSDTDSEPESRRGDGKKAPACGHSHHGRGRRGDKGRKQKRPPSPNAYEKVPKTKPKDGPGGKAQ
- a CDS encoding protein phosphatase inhibitor (similar to Cordyceps militaris CM01 XP_006669747.1), with translation MHRVSTARLLSRALRIGEQTAIGVPVFLCPAISRTGLPVISPLRARRFNTTDVSAKPVEDAPVQVDQPVRRLPVTCSGCGAFAQTTDPRELGYFDSQSKRVRNWLHPRKSDGRSDGVEDKIVGDVLKGLDGERLEALGLSVESMIGDENAKVMERLATEKPPICDRCHDLIHHSTAADTAKLMMHHPTVESLRETIEESPYKYNHIYHVIDAADFPMSLVPRLNVLLGDIPLRSRNRRSRSSKFQNDRKIEMSFIITRGDLLGPTKEIVDSMMPYLREVLRDALGRVGGRVRLGNLKCVSAKRGWWTKDVKEDIWKRGGAGWMVGKVNVGKSQLFEAVYPKGRLSEGKKPDKSVATEPRDNDAQENTWQDLDVGELLPPPQPVQNYPAMPVVSSLPGTTASPIRVPFGNGKGELIDLPGLARSDLELFVQESHRQSLIMKKRIVPEQVSVKYGKSLLLGGGLIRITPRTPNVIFLMYNFTPIEEHLTLTEKAIAFQDQSRQSIGVENITVPGAGEKMKHAGTFKLCHDVTKKRAGPLTRKNAVGLQVDRLPFRVISVDILIEGVGYVEIVAQVRARDFERWERMQADLDAAENVEETNAEVSDMSEVTGDPFEDMMRNRRDELGDSARVKVRPQLPVPDWPAVDVFTPEGRFVGSRKPIHGWLNNKPRVLAQHKKSRPRRSMRGDKKRAKLERRAD
- a CDS encoding 50S ribosomal protein Mrp49 (similar to Metarhizium robertsii ARSEF 23 XP_007823851.2) → MRSLGERFNLLRKLINLRCGPGAAILSPEVTRIHMDFATRMSDGHMGARKFWRQYLPRLKYHNPSIPMILNRHDSNALPPVMTIYMRTSATASTAETSQPASSRTNLSKAQPPSADEKIVTIDMKNKHSSDILEYFLAETRAKVLQPTNTEIAEIQSLEAMNKQAVLDRERVRALRAEKKKEEDMLKRARAAGGMAEQEEA